The following are from one region of the Capsicum annuum cultivar UCD-10X-F1 chromosome 1, UCD10Xv1.1, whole genome shotgun sequence genome:
- the LOC107863376 gene encoding probable leucine-rich repeat receptor-like protein kinase At1g35710 — translation MYLALNNLYGPIPSELGNLKHLTNLELSVNQLSGSIPITLGGLPELKILYLYSNQLFGPIPSELENLKNLIDLELSANQLSGSIPITLARNRIGGSIPPEIGNVKGLLGLDLSSNHLIGQIPKEFGKLTSPIRLLVQNNSISGNIPGKFVSLAKLESLDLSDNRLNGSIPTCIGDFVHLFQLNLSNNKFGQNIPKEIGRMTQLDVLDLSYNVELQSLTAMESSSTANNSTSNADGFSHANYQEMNSNDPLYAHPSDTPGLALVPQLLMGTENYSEWSNASLLVGEEQNRFR, via the exons ATGTACCTTGCTTTGAACAATCTTTATGGTCCCATTCCTAGTGAGTTGGGGAATTTAAAACACCTCACCAATTTGGAATTGTCCGTTAATCAGCTTAGTGGTTCAATCCCAATTACTCTAGGTGGCTTACCCGAGCTCAAGATATTGTACCTTTATTCTAATCAACTTTTTGGTCCTATTCCTAGTGAGTTGGAGAATCTGAAAAACCTCATTGATTTGGAATTGTCCGCTAATCAGCTTAGTGGTTCAATTCCAATTACTCTAG CGAGAAATAGAATTGGAGGTAGCATACCACCAGAGATTGGAAATGTCAAAGGGCTTCTAGGACTTGATCTTTCATCAAATCATTTGATCGGGCAGATTCCAAAGGAATTTGGAAAATTAACCTCTCCGATTAGGCTTTTGGTGCAAAACAACAGTATTTCAGGCAATATACCTGGCAAATTTGTATCACTGGCAAAATTAGAGTCCCTTGATCTATCTGATAACAGATTGAATGGATCGATCCCAACATGTATAGGAGATTTCGTGCACTTGTTTCAGTTGAACCTGAGCAATAACAAATTTGGCCAAAACATTCCAAAGGAGATAGGGAGGATGACTCAGCTTGATGTACTTGATTTGAGTTATAATGTTGAGCTGCAAAGTCTAA CTGCAATGGAGAGTTCATCAACGGCAAATAACTCGACCTCAAATGCGGATGGATTTTCTCATGCAAACTATCAGGAAATGAATTCTAATGATCCTCTGTATGCACATCCTTCTGATACTCCAGGTTTAGCCCTAGTTCCTCAATTGTTGATGGGAACAGAGAATTACTCTGAGTGGAGCAATGCATCTCTCCTTGTTGGTGAAGAACAAAATCGGTTTCGTTGA